A single genomic interval of Nomascus leucogenys isolate Asia chromosome 3, Asia_NLE_v1, whole genome shotgun sequence harbors:
- the OPALIN gene encoding opalin isoform X2 produces the protein MTSSPVTGGKETDCGPSLGLAAGIPSLVATALLVALLFTLIHRRRSNIEAMEESDRPCEISEIDDNPKISENPRRSPTHEKNTMGAQEAHIYVKTVAGREEPVHDPYRPTIEMERRRGLWWLVPRLSLE, from the exons GATTGCGGGCCCTCTCTTGGATTAGCGGCGGGCATCCCATCCCTGGTGGCCACAGCCCTGCTGGTGGCTTTACTATTTACTTTGATTCACCGAAGAAGAAGCAACATTGAGGCCATGGAG gaAAGTGACAGACCATGTGAAATTTCAGAAATTGATGACAATCCCAAGATATCTGAG AATCCTAGGAGATCACCCACACATGAGAAGAATACAATGGGAGCACAAGAGGCCCACATATATGTGAAGACAGTAGCAGGAAGAGAGGAACCTGTGCATGACCCTTACCGTCCTActatagaaatggaaagaaggagGGGATTGTGGTGGCTTGTGCCCAGACTGAGCCTGGAATGA
- the OPALIN gene encoding opalin isoform X5 produces MEESDRPCEISEIDDNPKISENPRRSPTHEKNTMGAQEAHIYVKTVAGREEPVHDPYRPTIEMERRRGLWWLVPRLSLE; encoded by the exons ATGGAG gaAAGTGACAGACCATGTGAAATTTCAGAAATTGATGACAATCCCAAGATATCTGAG AATCCTAGGAGATCACCCACACATGAGAAGAATACAATGGGAGCACAAGAGGCCCACATATATGTGAAGACAGTAGCAGGAAGAGAGGAACCTGTGCATGACCCTTACCGTCCTActatagaaatggaaagaaggagGGGATTGTGGTGGCTTGTGCCCAGACTGAGCCTGGAATGA
- the OPALIN gene encoding opalin isoform X6, which yields MESDRPCEISEIDDNPKISENPRRSPTHEKNTMGAQEAHIYVKTVAGREEPVHDPYRPTIEMERRRGLWWLVPRLSLE from the exons gaAAGTGACAGACCATGTGAAATTTCAGAAATTGATGACAATCCCAAGATATCTGAG AATCCTAGGAGATCACCCACACATGAGAAGAATACAATGGGAGCACAAGAGGCCCACATATATGTGAAGACAGTAGCAGGAAGAGAGGAACCTGTGCATGACCCTTACCGTCCTActatagaaatggaaagaaggagGGGATTGTGGTGGCTTGTGCCCAGACTGAGCCTGGAATGA